In the Drosophila biarmipes strain raj3 chromosome X, RU_DBia_V1.1, whole genome shotgun sequence genome, one interval contains:
- the LOC108023704 gene encoding protein nullo, producing the protein MGSTHSAEKVKSGEDSTSPASPGIFCTPLPGFINNIQRILLRKLSISARKQKRLSKRSKQILRPMPRCSSFGSCGTLLTPSKKSGSTLADRRYAQWKCSFEHLAQKQQRLHDISEAFTGQTTPRGFPSHTDPKRCLLPEESALPESPLYDMVGGHKIRRRLSLRSHAPVRRPSARQKADLAKVDAQLQRDLRDLEEYYGGFHFAQRRERLVKV; encoded by the coding sequence ATGGGCAGCACTCATTCCGCTGAAAAGGTGAAGAGCGGCGAGGACTCAACCAGCCCGGCAAGTCCTGGCATTTTCTGCACCCCCCTGCCCGGTTTCATAAACAACATCCAGAGAATCCTGCTACGCAAATTGAGCATTTCGGCCAGGAAACAAAAGCGACTGAGCAAGCGGTCCAAGCAAATCCTCCGACCCATGCCCCGCTGCTCGTCCTTCGGATCCTGCGGCACCCTGCTGACGCCCAGCAAGAAGTCCGGCTCCACCCTAGCCGACCGCCGCTATGCGCAGTGGAAGTGCAGTTTCGAGCACTTGGCCCAGAAGCAGCAGCGCCTCCACGACATCAGCGAGGCTTTTACTGGGCAGACCACGCCCCGCGGATTCCCCTCCCACACGGATCCCAAGAGATGCCTGCTGCCCGAGGAGTCCGCTTTGCCGGAATCTCCACTCTACGATATGGTCGGTGGCCACAAGATTCGGCGCCGTCTGAGCCTGCGCAGCCACGCCCCCGTGCGACGTCCTTCCGCCCGCCAGAAGGCCGACCTGGCCAAGGTGGATGCCCAGCTCCAGCGGGATCTTCGCGATCTGGAGGAGTACTACGGCGGCTTCCACTTTGCTCAGCGCCGCGAGCGACTGGTCAAAGTCTAG
- the LOC127011503 gene encoding uncharacterized protein LOC127011503, translating to MGRARPLRKKPCLRRKPSQKPGQKRVYPSNPSMRIQGKIRELRRRIDAARVKCITDGSSSSSFFNKTDYPYSSYIRKLSYCPFCGSQSNWLKEEEQKEEVQEEQEEEEEEEQEEEQEEEDEQEEDEYEYDQDEMDEEMDDAEYGNLDHGEDEGEEQEVGEEEEDAPQN from the coding sequence ATGGGGAGAGCTCGTCCTTTACGTAAAAAGCCCTGTCTCAGGCGCAAGCCAAGTCAGAAGCCTGGCCAGAAACGCGTGTATCCTAGCAATCCCTCGATGAGGATTCAGGGCAAGATCCGGGAACTCAGACGCAGAATAGATGCAGCCCGCGTTAAGTGCATCACAGACGGATCCAGCAGCTCATCGTTCTTTAACAAGACCGACTATCCGTACAGTTCTTACATTCGTAAACTATCATATTGCCCCTTCTGCGGATCCCAGAGTAATTGGTtgaaggaggaggagcagaagGAAGAGGTGCAGGAGGAgcaagaggaggaggaggaagaggagcaggaggaggagcaggaggaggaggatgagcaggaggaggatgagTACGAGTATGATCAGGATGAGATGGATGAGGAGATGGACGACGCTGAGTACGGGAATCTGGATCATGGTGAAGATGAGGGTGAGGAGCAGGAAGTGGGAGAGGAGGAAGAGGATGCTCCACAAAATTGA
- the LOC108023703 gene encoding uncharacterized protein LOC108023703 has translation MGCCASNLKLKELNLNSSIYLAAGGGSGSGSRSLKRLYSSRNSSGVGSSSASSKNSSSRSIWSRSSQPICDDFAEQPQLDRSCGYYTCSSASSSPRKLEENDDADEAEEEAVLMRTQDMSQASQSRSSTPSPQMTGNLEWEMYMMQQAQRIMPKTSSPISQRRGTGHIPASSYQKWRNYLQSTPAHMLHNVTHIPEAIAGHFCPTGFPGFSDLEEMESAAKRFKVDLAGEPLEEPLYTTYQLLAGHTHTISTDL, from the coding sequence ATGGGTTGTTGTGCCAGCAATCTGAAGCTCAAGGAGCTGAACCTGAACAGCAGCATCTACTTGGCGGCTGGCGGCGGCTCGGGCTCGGGAAGTCGCTCCCTGAAGCGGCTGTACAGCAGCCGGAACAGCAGCGGCGTGGGCAGCAGCTCAGCCTCCTCGAAGAACTCCTCCAGCCGCAGCATTTGGAGCCGgtccagccagccgatctgCGACGACTTCGCCGAGCAGCCCCAGCTGGACAGGTCCTGCGGCTACTACACCTGCAGCAGTGCCAGCTCGTCGCCCAGGAAGCTGGAGGAGAACGACGATGCCgacgaggcggaggaggaggcggtaCTGATGCGCACCCAGGACATGAGCCAGGCCTCCCAGTCGCGCAGCTCCACGCCATCGCCCCAGATGACCGGCAACCTGGAGTGGGAGATGTACATGATGCAGCAGGCGCAGCGCATCATGCCAAAGACCTCGTCGCCCATCAGCCAGAGGAGGGGCACGGGCCACATCCCGGCCTCGTCCTACCAGAAATGGCGCAACTACCTGCAGTCCACGCCAGCACACATGCTGCACAACGTTACCCACATCCCGGAGGCCATTGCCGGCCACTTCTGCCCCACCGGCTTTCCGGGCTTCAGCGACCTGGAGGAGATGGAGAGTGCGGCCAAGCGGTTCAAGGTGGATCTGGCGGGGGAGCCACTGGAGGAGCCGCTGTACACCACCTACCAGCTGCTGGCTGGCCACACGCACACCATATCGACAGACCTGTGA